A genomic region of Photobacterium swingsii contains the following coding sequences:
- the udp gene encoding uridine phosphorylase, with protein sequence MSDNNVFHLGVNKADLNGAELAIIPGDPARVEKIANLMDNPEFLASSREYTVFRAKLDGKSVVVCSTGIGGPSTSIAVEELAQLGVRTFLRVGTTGAIQPHINPGDMIVTTGSVRLDGASLHFAPMEFPAVADFDVATAMKAACDADNATVHTGVTASSDTFYPGQERYDTFTGRVVRRFQGSMDEWQQMGVLNFEMESATLLTMCASSGLRAGCVAGVIINRTQKEIPDHATLKATETRSIKVVVDAARRMLAE encoded by the coding sequence ATGTCTGACAATAATGTTTTCCACTTAGGTGTTAATAAAGCGGATCTTAACGGTGCTGAACTAGCGATCATCCCAGGTGATCCAGCTCGCGTTGAAAAGATTGCCAACCTAATGGATAACCCTGAGTTTCTAGCAAGCTCTCGTGAGTACACAGTATTTCGCGCGAAACTTGATGGTAAATCAGTGGTAGTTTGTTCGACAGGTATTGGTGGTCCATCTACGTCGATTGCTGTAGAAGAGCTAGCACAACTTGGTGTTCGTACTTTCCTACGTGTTGGCACAACTGGCGCGATTCAGCCACACATCAACCCTGGCGATATGATCGTAACAACGGGCTCAGTTCGTCTAGACGGCGCTAGCCTTCACTTTGCCCCAATGGAGTTCCCTGCGGTTGCTGACTTTGATGTTGCAACAGCAATGAAAGCCGCGTGTGATGCTGATAACGCAACTGTACATACAGGTGTGACGGCATCAAGCGATACTTTCTACCCAGGCCAAGAGCGTTACGATACATTCACTGGCCGTGTTGTACGTCGTTTCCAAGGTTCTATGGATGAATGGCAGCAAATGGGTGTACTTAACTTTGAAATGGAATCTGCAACCTTGCTGACTATGTGTGCAAGTTCTGGTTTACGTGCTGGTTGTGTTGCGGGTGTTATTATCAACCGTACTCAAAAAGAGATCCCTGATCACGCAACACTGAAAGCGACAGAAACTCGCTCAATCAAAGTCGTGGTTGATGCCGCACGCCGTATGCTTGCTGAATAA
- a CDS encoding acetate uptake transporter, with translation MSTKLANPAPLGLMGFGMTTILLNIHNAGFFPIDSMILAMGIFYGGLGQVLVGMMCFKRGDTFGTTAFTSYGLFWLTLVGLIVMPKMGLAASPAPFMGWYLLLWGIFTGFMFIGSLCYPRAKQFVFASLTVLFFLLAARDFTGSALIGTIAGFEGIICGASAIYFAMAQVLNNEFGRTILPVGEKKVAQAAPLKAAA, from the coding sequence ATGTCTACAAAACTAGCTAACCCAGCACCTTTAGGTTTGATGGGCTTTGGTATGACTACCATCCTTTTAAACATCCACAATGCGGGTTTCTTCCCTATTGATTCAATGATCCTAGCAATGGGTATCTTCTACGGCGGTCTTGGTCAAGTGCTTGTAGGCATGATGTGCTTCAAGCGTGGTGATACGTTTGGTACAACAGCATTTACTTCTTACGGTCTATTCTGGCTAACACTTGTCGGTCTAATCGTTATGCCAAAAATGGGTCTAGCGGCAAGCCCTGCACCTTTCATGGGCTGGTACCTACTATTATGGGGCATCTTTACTGGCTTCATGTTCATCGGTTCACTTTGCTACCCACGTGCTAAGCAATTCGTTTTTGCTTCACTAACTGTATTGTTCTTCCTTCTTGCCGCTCGTGATTTCACAGGTAGCGCACTGATTGGCACAATCGCTGGTTTCGAAGGTATCATCTGTGGTGCAAGTGCAATCTACTTCGCTATGGCACAAGTATTGAACAACGAATTCGGTCGTACAATTCTGCCTGTAGGTGAGAAAAAAGTAGCGCAAGCAGCACCGCTTAAAGCTGCAGCTTAA
- a CDS encoding ADP-ribosylglycohydrolase family protein produces MAQRYAAIMGALIADAASMGTHWIYSPERVKSLLSLPHFPFIEPNPEHYKGVDGYYAHDRLVAGESTIYGEWLALYIRLLSDPTISTHYIQQHVLEHFGPGGEFIGYVDSPTKALVLSLSSLDPDDWPEDSGSDDDQNPALCAIPALVALKYPSEKLEQEIDRIVGITHQNETALQCSKAFACALNEALRSRRIDPVLNILKIKSPEEIREKIEQVRVLKGEVNDLSHVLTIVNQACRLADSLPLAAWVLNNSNSYTEAVLNNIKASGDSCGRAMIVGAIAGACYGFGDENGIPISWLTTLQNGEAIAEDIEALLAASY; encoded by the coding sequence ATGGCACAGCGATATGCAGCGATTATGGGGGCCCTCATCGCAGACGCTGCGAGTATGGGGACTCATTGGATATATTCTCCTGAGCGAGTGAAATCGCTTTTATCTCTCCCGCACTTCCCTTTTATTGAACCCAATCCCGAACATTATAAAGGTGTTGATGGTTACTATGCGCACGATAGGTTGGTTGCGGGCGAATCGACTATTTATGGAGAATGGCTTGCGCTGTACATTCGGTTGCTGAGTGACCCTACGATTAGCACTCACTATATTCAACAGCATGTTTTAGAACATTTCGGTCCAGGGGGGGAGTTCATTGGTTATGTTGATAGTCCAACTAAAGCGTTAGTTTTGTCACTCTCCTCGTTAGACCCTGATGATTGGCCTGAAGACTCAGGCAGCGATGATGATCAAAATCCAGCCTTATGCGCAATCCCTGCGCTAGTTGCCTTAAAATACCCCTCAGAGAAGCTTGAGCAAGAAATTGATCGTATTGTTGGTATTACTCACCAAAACGAGACAGCACTACAATGCTCAAAAGCTTTTGCTTGTGCCCTTAATGAGGCGTTACGTTCTCGCCGTATAGATCCTGTTTTGAATATATTGAAAATTAAATCGCCTGAGGAAATAAGAGAAAAGATAGAGCAGGTACGGGTGTTAAAAGGGGAAGTGAATGATTTAAGCCATGTGCTTACTATCGTTAATCAGGCTTGTCGTTTAGCCGATAGCTTACCGCTTGCCGCATGGGTGCTTAACAACAGTAATAGCTATACCGAAGCGGTGTTGAATAATATTAAAGCATCGGGGGATAGCTGTGGCCGAGCCATGATAGTAGGAGCAATTGCAGGGGCTTGCTATGGCTTTGGTGATGAGAATGGCATTCCCATCTCATGGCTGACAACATTGCAAAATGGTGAGGCAATAGCGGAAGATATAGAAGCCTTATTAGCAGCATCATATTGA
- a CDS encoding LTA synthase family protein, with protein MLFNILITSFILFFFTLLSKLVVFSLGVIPFSFESLYALFWGLQLDLTTVAIFTTLCLILNIPTALLFAKNSIIEKLPIILISWWIIISTTADAIYFIEAGRHITFEVFTGEGSGFALFITCLIKFPLQSIAAFTLCVISAFITVKIYLPQRYSLSRLKSNLAYSLVWIIFAVTMIRGGWHDHPQSPMSVYKIGDPKQAEVAWNAPYAITYYLVKGVKKAAHRITPVIDDTSISQLRKQLPQSYETKLSEIKPLNIIFLLLESWGAADMKSYANHTDVTPFFNQLRKESFSPHSMYANGFRTVEGMFASFCSYSNPIGAGVAGTQLQNMNYMCLPRILNNKGWSTHFVQGSGKGIVGSFSQTLGFKYSYGEHDYNRDSILNHWGYMDDDIYQFSLDKIKELKSPYFIAINTGTTHDTYLPNESDYNFGTQSREQIRYSVLNNADKSLEKFIVKLNATVTEPTIVVLMSDHTAGMPHTGLQRNSIPFLMYGINVDVPKTKPYINASQRDVAPTILDIMGGSARWFTGQSMFDNNYSSSADFSQGKSATWIKNNKLVKINAETGSIEQCAFVGENTIDLENTPCESEEFQALIKEVRAYTSYSQQLLYNGETASYS; from the coding sequence TTGCTCTTCAATATATTAATAACCTCATTTATTTTATTCTTCTTCACCTTATTAAGTAAACTTGTCGTATTTTCTTTAGGTGTTATTCCTTTTTCGTTTGAATCTCTTTATGCTCTTTTTTGGGGGCTACAATTAGATTTAACAACCGTCGCTATCTTTACGACTTTATGTCTTATTTTAAATATCCCTACAGCTCTATTATTTGCTAAAAATAGTATAATTGAAAAACTTCCAATTATACTTATATCTTGGTGGATAATCATTTCTACAACAGCAGATGCTATCTACTTTATAGAAGCTGGACGACATATAACTTTTGAAGTATTCACAGGCGAAGGTTCTGGATTTGCTCTATTCATCACATGTCTTATCAAATTCCCGCTTCAAAGTATTGCAGCCTTTACGCTTTGTGTTATATCGGCTTTTATAACGGTTAAGATTTACTTACCTCAACGTTATTCACTAAGTAGACTTAAAAGTAATTTAGCGTATTCACTTGTATGGATCATTTTTGCGGTCACAATGATACGTGGAGGCTGGCACGACCATCCACAATCACCGATGAGTGTTTACAAGATAGGTGATCCTAAGCAAGCAGAAGTCGCGTGGAATGCCCCTTACGCAATCACCTACTACCTTGTTAAAGGCGTTAAGAAAGCCGCGCATCGTATAACACCGGTCATCGATGACACCAGCATTTCACAACTACGAAAACAACTACCCCAAAGTTATGAAACTAAACTATCTGAAATAAAACCCCTAAATATCATTTTTCTCTTACTTGAAAGTTGGGGAGCGGCTGATATGAAGAGTTATGCCAATCATACTGATGTAACCCCTTTCTTTAATCAATTAAGAAAAGAATCATTCTCTCCTCACTCTATGTATGCAAATGGATTCAGAACTGTAGAAGGAATGTTTGCTTCTTTTTGCTCTTATTCAAATCCCATTGGTGCAGGTGTTGCAGGTACCCAACTTCAAAATATGAATTATATGTGTCTCCCAAGAATTCTTAATAATAAAGGTTGGAGCACCCATTTTGTTCAAGGAAGTGGAAAAGGAATCGTTGGCTCTTTTTCTCAAACTCTGGGTTTTAAATATTCCTATGGAGAACATGATTATAATCGTGATTCTATACTTAACCACTGGGGATATATGGATGATGACATTTATCAATTTTCATTAGATAAAATTAAAGAGCTTAAATCACCCTATTTTATAGCCATTAATACAGGCACAACGCATGATACTTATTTGCCAAATGAAAGTGACTATAATTTTGGGACTCAGTCTCGAGAACAAATAAGATATAGTGTTCTAAATAATGCTGATAAGTCTCTCGAAAAATTCATCGTTAAACTTAATGCTACTGTTACTGAACCGACTATTGTTGTTTTAATGTCCGACCATACCGCAGGTATGCCTCATACAGGGTTACAGCGTAATTCCATTCCCTTCTTGATGTATGGGATCAATGTGGATGTTCCTAAAACTAAACCTTACATCAACGCATCTCAGCGAGATGTCGCGCCAACGATACTCGATATTATGGGAGGATCAGCAAGATGGTTTACCGGTCAGTCAATGTTCGACAACAATTACAGCAGCTCAGCAGACTTCTCTCAAGGTAAGTCCGCTACTTGGATCAAAAACAATAAGTTAGTCAAAATAAATGCTGAAACAGGCAGTATTGAGCAATGTGCTTTCGTTGGAGAAAACACGATAGATTTAGAAAATACACCTTGTGAAAGTGAAGAGTTTCAAGCATTAATAAAAGAAGTTAGAGCCTACACATCATACTCTCAGCAACTCCTCTATAATGGGGAAACGGCAAGCTACTCATAA
- a CDS encoding L-serine ammonia-lyase, producing the protein MISVFDIYKIGVGPSSSHTVGPMKAGKEFIDDLRAMGKLRDVTKITVDVYGSLSLTGKGHHTDIAIIMGLAGNSPEHVDIDSIPGFIARVEETERLPVGMHCHTVDFPRDGGMNFHTTNLPLHENGMTITAFVGEDVAYTKTYYSIGGGFIVDEENFGKEAASTVKVPYMFTKAEELVEQCKEHGLSVSSLVMANERAMNAEDEISTYFANIWKTMRECMERGMNEEGILPGPLRVPRRAAALRQQLMTNEKLSNDPMTVVDWVNMYAFAVNEENAAGGRVVTAPTNGACGIIPAVLAYYDKFIQSVGPKDYTRYFAASGAIGGLYKRNASISGAEVGCQGEVGVACSMAAAGLAELMGGSPEQVCMAAEIAMEHNLGLTCDPVAGQVQVPCIERNGIAAVKAINATRMALRRASAPRVSLDKVIETMLETGKDMNAKYRETSQGGLAIKVIC; encoded by the coding sequence ATGATCAGTGTTTTTGATATCTACAAAATCGGTGTGGGTCCTTCCAGTTCACACACTGTCGGCCCAATGAAAGCAGGTAAAGAATTCATCGACGACCTGCGTGCAATGGGCAAATTACGTGATGTAACCAAAATTACCGTTGACGTTTATGGTTCTCTTTCTCTTACCGGTAAAGGTCACCACACAGATATCGCTATCATCATGGGTCTAGCGGGCAACAGCCCTGAACATGTTGATATTGATAGCATCCCTGGTTTTATTGCTCGTGTTGAAGAAACAGAGCGTCTTCCTGTTGGCATGCACTGCCACACTGTCGACTTCCCTCGTGACGGTGGCATGAACTTCCATACGACTAACCTTCCTCTTCACGAAAACGGCATGACTATCACAGCTTTCGTTGGTGAAGATGTTGCGTACACCAAGACATACTACTCTATCGGTGGTGGCTTCATCGTTGACGAAGAAAACTTCGGCAAAGAAGCAGCGTCTACAGTTAAAGTACCTTACATGTTCACTAAAGCTGAAGAGCTGGTTGAACAATGTAAAGAACACGGTTTATCAGTAAGTTCACTAGTGATGGCGAACGAACGCGCGATGAACGCAGAAGACGAAATCAGCACTTACTTCGCTAATATCTGGAAAACCATGCGTGAATGTATGGAACGCGGTATGAACGAAGAAGGTATTCTACCAGGTCCACTACGTGTACCTCGTCGTGCAGCAGCACTTCGTCAACAACTGATGACGAACGAAAAGCTAAGCAACGATCCAATGACGGTTGTTGATTGGGTTAACATGTACGCTTTCGCTGTTAACGAAGAAAACGCTGCAGGCGGTCGTGTTGTTACAGCACCAACAAATGGCGCATGTGGCATCATCCCTGCCGTTTTAGCTTACTACGACAAGTTCATTCAATCTGTTGGCCCTAAAGATTACACGCGTTACTTCGCAGCATCTGGTGCTATCGGCGGCCTTTACAAGCGCAACGCTTCTATCTCTGGTGCTGAAGTAGGCTGTCAGGGTGAAGTAGGTGTTGCTTGTTCTATGGCGGCAGCTGGTCTTGCAGAGCTTATGGGTGGTAGCCCAGAGCAAGTATGTATGGCTGCTGAAATCGCAATGGAGCACAACCTAGGTCTTACATGTGATCCTGTTGCTGGTCAGGTACAAGTACCTTGTATCGAGCGTAACGGTATTGCTGCAGTTAAAGCAATCAACGCAACCCGCATGGCACTACGCCGTGCATCTGCACCACGCGTATCACTTGATAAAGTTATCGAGACTATGCTGGAAACAGGTAAAGACATGAATGCTAAATACCGTGAGACTTCTCAAGGTGGCCTAGCTATTAAAGTTATCTGTTAA
- a CDS encoding aromatic amino acid transport family protein gives MQTTTSSASATAPKAKWTYKDFTWALSLFGTAVGAGVLFLPIKAGAGGFWPLVILALIAAPMTWFAHKGLARFVLSSKNPDADITDTVEEHFGKSGAKIITFAYFFAIYPIVLIYGVGITNTVDSFLVNQMGMEQLPRPLLSGVLIALMTAGVVFGKELMLKATSAMVYPLVFILLALSVYLIPGWNTSMMEVTPDWSAMPTVIWLAIPIIVFSFNHSPIISQFTKEQRRVYGDNAVAKTDMITGGAAMMLMGFVMFFVFSVVLSMSPEQLAMAQAENISVLSYLANVHESPLISLLGPLVAFAAITSSYFGHFLGAHEGLVGLVKSEKTPAKKAEKISLGFIVITTWVVAIVNPSILGMIETMGAPMIAGILFLMPVFAMYKVPAMAKYKTSAPVRIFTALCGVAAITSVIYGAL, from the coding sequence ATGCAAACTACTACAAGTTCCGCATCAGCAACTGCTCCAAAAGCAAAGTGGACCTATAAAGATTTCACTTGGGCATTATCACTATTTGGTACCGCTGTTGGTGCCGGTGTACTTTTCCTTCCAATCAAAGCTGGCGCTGGTGGCTTCTGGCCTCTTGTTATTTTGGCTCTTATCGCTGCACCAATGACTTGGTTCGCACATAAAGGTCTAGCACGCTTTGTTCTTTCTTCGAAAAACCCTGACGCAGATATCACTGATACTGTTGAAGAGCATTTTGGTAAATCTGGCGCAAAAATTATTACGTTCGCATACTTCTTTGCCATTTACCCAATTGTACTTATCTACGGTGTAGGTATTACTAATACCGTTGACTCTTTCCTTGTAAACCAAATGGGCATGGAACAACTTCCTCGTCCATTACTGTCTGGTGTGCTTATCGCTCTAATGACTGCGGGTGTAGTGTTCGGTAAAGAACTTATGCTTAAAGCAACATCAGCAATGGTTTACCCACTAGTATTCATCCTACTAGCACTTTCTGTTTACCTGATTCCTGGCTGGAACACTTCTATGATGGAAGTAACACCAGACTGGAGCGCAATGCCTACTGTTATCTGGTTAGCAATTCCAATCATTGTTTTCTCTTTTAACCACAGCCCAATCATTAGCCAGTTCACAAAAGAACAACGTCGTGTATACGGTGACAACGCAGTTGCAAAAACTGACATGATCACTGGTGGTGCAGCGATGATGCTTATGGGCTTCGTAATGTTCTTCGTATTCTCTGTAGTACTTTCAATGTCTCCTGAGCAACTAGCAATGGCACAAGCAGAGAACATCAGTGTTCTTTCTTACCTAGCTAACGTTCACGAATCACCATTGATTTCTCTACTAGGTCCACTGGTTGCTTTCGCAGCTATCACATCAAGCTACTTCGGTCACTTCCTTGGTGCTCACGAAGGTCTTGTTGGTCTAGTTAAATCAGAGAAAACACCAGCTAAGAAAGCAGAGAAAATCTCTCTAGGTTTCATCGTAATCACGACTTGGGTTGTAGCAATTGTTAACCCAAGCATCTTGGGTATGATTGAGACTATGGGTGCACCAATGATTGCAGGTATCCTGTTCCTAATGCCTGTATTCGCAATGTACAAAGTACCAGCAATGGCTAAGTACAAAACTTCAGCACCTGTACGCATTTTCACAGCACTATGTGGTGTTGCAGCGATTACTTCTGTAATCTACGGTGCACTATAA
- a CDS encoding CoA pyrophosphatase, translated as MNQQQLLSRFILAPTADYDESHQLRVRQHLAAHSLTTQQHRSPFKPAAVLISLVPRNNTFNVVLTQRAHHLKHHPGQVAFPGGKKEHSDVDLIDTALRETYEETGIICNRDNILGQLPPLPTISGYVVTPYLSTISPHYSPTLDRNEVDSLFEVPLEYLINPLNIKSHKFPVNGHLHDIYSISFSKYSIWGATAQMIKILSMQLWHEI; from the coding sequence ATGAACCAGCAGCAGTTATTAAGTCGATTTATACTGGCGCCAACCGCAGACTATGACGAAAGTCATCAGTTGCGTGTGCGCCAGCATCTTGCTGCTCACTCCCTGACTACCCAACAACACCGCTCTCCGTTTAAGCCAGCTGCCGTGCTGATTTCGCTTGTGCCTCGTAATAACACCTTTAACGTTGTGTTAACCCAACGTGCCCATCACTTAAAGCATCATCCAGGGCAAGTTGCTTTTCCCGGTGGTAAAAAAGAACACTCTGATGTTGATCTTATCGACACTGCGCTAAGAGAAACCTATGAAGAGACAGGAATTATTTGTAACCGCGATAACATTTTAGGACAACTTCCGCCACTTCCAACAATAAGTGGATATGTCGTCACACCATATTTATCAACCATTTCCCCGCACTACTCTCCCACATTAGATCGCAACGAAGTTGACAGTTTATTCGAAGTTCCACTCGAATACTTAATCAACCCATTGAATATAAAAAGCCATAAATTCCCTGTAAATGGCCATTTACATGATATTTATTCCATATCATTCAGCAAATATTCAATTTGGGGTGCCACCGCACAAATGATTAAAATTCTATCAATGCAGCTTTGGCATGAAATATAA
- the pabB gene encoding aminodeoxychorismate synthase component 1, with amino-acid sequence MICKSQSSLKIEQLKYHPTASLEWFSPLSAMPWAMILRSAANNHPDNRFDILVADPLATLETQGEITRIKLSDGAEKTSTEDPFKLVASLQASLLPSVNTMTGIPFLGGALGFFGYDLGRRIETIPTLAEHDLATPDMAVGIYDWALIADHQRKELFLVSPKDSNRLTWLQDLKNTAQLNHEKDVSQHPDEFALTSDWSANMTFASYCEKFNQVQEYLTSGDCYQINLAQRFSASYCGNEWHAYCKLDATNGAPFSAFIRTDQSSILSVSPERFLQHQQGQIQTKPIKGTRPRFKNEQEDHASAEALRLAEKDRSENLMIVDLLRNDIGRVAKAGTVKVPSLFAIESFPAVHHLVSTVTGELASQYSPSDLLRACFPGGSITGAPKVRAMEIIEELEPNRRNLYCGSIGYISQCGKMDTSITIRTLIAENQKIYAWAGGGIVADSEVTSEYQETLDKLSKILPIL; translated from the coding sequence ATGATTTGTAAATCACAATCCTCGCTAAAGATTGAACAGCTCAAGTATCATCCAACTGCGTCACTGGAATGGTTTTCACCACTCTCTGCAATGCCGTGGGCTATGATATTACGCTCTGCTGCCAACAATCATCCAGATAATCGCTTTGATATTTTAGTTGCTGATCCTTTAGCCACTTTAGAGACACAAGGTGAAATAACCCGTATTAAATTGTCAGATGGTGCCGAAAAAACAAGCACCGAGGATCCCTTCAAGCTCGTTGCTTCACTCCAAGCATCATTATTACCGTCAGTTAACACTATGACGGGTATCCCTTTTCTTGGTGGGGCTTTAGGCTTTTTTGGTTACGATTTAGGAAGACGTATAGAAACTATACCTACATTAGCAGAACATGATTTAGCCACTCCTGATATGGCTGTAGGGATCTATGACTGGGCACTCATTGCCGATCACCAACGTAAAGAACTGTTCTTAGTTTCACCAAAAGACAGTAACCGCTTAACTTGGCTTCAGGATCTGAAAAACACTGCACAATTGAACCACGAAAAAGATGTTTCACAACATCCTGATGAATTTGCATTAACATCTGATTGGTCTGCCAACATGACTTTTGCGAGTTATTGCGAAAAGTTTAATCAAGTACAAGAATATTTAACATCCGGTGATTGTTATCAAATAAACCTTGCTCAGCGCTTTTCAGCCAGCTACTGCGGGAATGAGTGGCACGCATATTGTAAATTAGACGCTACGAATGGCGCGCCATTTTCAGCCTTTATTCGCACAGATCAAAGCAGCATTTTATCTGTTTCGCCTGAACGTTTCTTACAGCATCAGCAAGGCCAGATTCAAACTAAGCCAATCAAAGGCACTCGCCCTCGCTTTAAAAACGAACAAGAAGATCATGCCAGTGCAGAAGCGCTACGCTTAGCTGAAAAAGATCGCTCAGAAAACCTGATGATCGTCGATTTATTGAGAAATGATATTGGCAGAGTAGCAAAAGCAGGCACTGTAAAAGTCCCAAGTCTATTCGCTATCGAAAGTTTCCCTGCCGTTCATCACCTTGTTAGTACGGTAACTGGTGAGTTAGCTAGCCAGTATTCCCCGTCTGATTTGCTGCGTGCTTGCTTTCCTGGTGGTTCAATTACAGGCGCCCCAAAAGTGCGTGCCATGGAGATCATTGAAGAACTCGAACCCAACCGTCGAAACCTCTATTGCGGCAGCATTGGCTATATTAGTCAATGCGGCAAGATGGACACCAGTATCACAATTCGTACTCTTATTGCAGAAAACCAAAAAATATATGCTTGGGCAGGGGGTGGCATAGTCGCAGACAGTGAAGTAACCAGTGAGTATCAAGAAACACTGGACAAACTCAGTAAGATTTTGCCAATCTTATAA
- a CDS encoding fumarate hydratase, producing the protein MTVIRKEDVISSVADALQYISYYHPLDFVQALEKAYNKEQSQAAKDAIAQILINSRMSAEGHRPICQDTGIVTCFVKIGMNVQWDSDLTVQEMIDEGVRQAYTNPDNPLRASVVADPAGSRKNTKDNAPAVVHIDMVPGNKVDIQIAAKGGGSENKTKMVMLNPSDDIAEWVEKTVPLMGAGWCPPGMLGIGIGGTAEKAAVLAKESLMESVDIHELQERGAQNAEEELRLDIFDRVNKLGIGAQGLGGMTTVIDVKIKTAPTHAASKPVCMIPNCAATRHVHFTLDGQGPAELTPPKLEDWPEVTWEVGNNVRRVNVDDITKADVQEWKSGETVLLSGKILTGRDAAHKRIQDMLARGEDFPVDFNNRFIYYVGPVDAVGDEVVGPAGPTTSTRMDKFTDMMLEQAGLTGMIGKAERGPMAIESIKENKAVYLMAVGGAAYLVAKAIKKARVVAFEDLGMEAIYEFEVEDMPVTVAVDSTGNNAHQTGPDIWQVKIAEMNA; encoded by the coding sequence ATGACTGTCATCCGTAAAGAAGACGTGATTAGTAGTGTTGCAGATGCTTTGCAATATATCTCTTACTATCACCCATTAGACTTTGTTCAAGCATTGGAAAAAGCCTATAACAAAGAGCAAAGTCAGGCAGCGAAAGATGCCATTGCGCAGATTTTAATTAACTCGCGCATGTCTGCGGAAGGTCACCGCCCAATTTGTCAAGATACAGGCATTGTAACTTGTTTCGTAAAGATCGGTATGAATGTTCAATGGGACAGTGATCTGACGGTACAAGAGATGATCGATGAAGGTGTACGCCAAGCATACACTAACCCAGATAATCCACTACGAGCATCGGTTGTTGCTGACCCTGCTGGTAGCCGTAAAAATACCAAAGATAACGCACCTGCAGTTGTGCATATTGATATGGTACCGGGTAATAAAGTGGACATTCAGATCGCAGCGAAAGGCGGCGGTTCAGAAAATAAAACGAAAATGGTAATGCTAAACCCGTCTGATGACATTGCAGAATGGGTTGAGAAAACCGTACCTCTGATGGGCGCAGGTTGGTGTCCACCTGGCATGCTGGGCATAGGTATTGGCGGTACGGCTGAGAAAGCAGCGGTACTGGCAAAAGAATCGCTGATGGAATCCGTGGATATTCATGAGCTGCAAGAACGCGGTGCACAAAATGCCGAAGAAGAACTGCGTTTAGACATTTTTGACCGTGTGAATAAGCTGGGTATTGGCGCGCAAGGCCTTGGTGGTATGACAACGGTTATTGATGTAAAAATCAAAACTGCACCAACCCATGCTGCTTCTAAACCTGTGTGCATGATTCCTAACTGCGCAGCAACACGCCATGTTCATTTCACTTTAGATGGCCAAGGTCCTGCGGAACTGACACCACCTAAACTGGAAGACTGGCCAGAAGTGACTTGGGAAGTGGGTAATAATGTTCGTCGTGTCAATGTTGATGATATTACCAAAGCCGATGTACAAGAGTGGAAGTCAGGTGAAACAGTACTGCTGTCAGGTAAAATTTTAACAGGCCGTGACGCCGCGCATAAGCGCATTCAAGATATGCTAGCACGTGGTGAAGATTTTCCAGTTGATTTTAACAATCGCTTTATTTATTACGTCGGCCCAGTAGATGCTGTAGGTGATGAAGTTGTTGGCCCTGCAGGCCCGACAACCTCAACACGTATGGATAAGTTTACCGATATGATGCTAGAGCAAGCAGGCTTGACTGGCATGATAGGTAAAGCAGAACGCGGCCCAATGGCAATTGAGTCTATCAAGGAAAACAAAGCAGTTTACTTGATGGCAGTGGGTGGTGCGGCTTACCTTGTCGCGAAAGCAATTAAGAAAGCACGTGTTGTTGCTTTTGAAGATCTTGGTATGGAAGCTATTTACGAGTTTGAAGTTGAGGATATGCCAGTCACAGTGGCTGTTGATTCAACGGGTAATAATGCTCACCAAACAGGCCCAGACATCTGGCAAGTGAAAATTGCTGAAATGAATGCTTAA